In candidate division KSB1 bacterium, the genomic window AAATGGAACGATTTCAAATATTCGGTTCCGTACACAAGACAGAAGATTTTACAATTTTCGCAAGACATTGCAATAGCCCCTGGGATTGTTGTCGGACGTCTTCAAAAGGAAGAATTATTGCCTTATAGTCACCTTAATGGACTGAAAGAAAAATATCAATGGGTTCTGGATTGAACATTATATACTTATTTTGGACCCATTCAAAATCCTACCAAACATAATCAAATTTTCATTTTGACAACGAAATCTAACGAATTCAGGTAGATTGTCTTTTGCTCTAACTGTAAAAACTATTTTCATCCCTTCTCAGCGGCTTTTATAATTTTGTCAACATCCTCAAATGTATCTTCTATGGAAAGAACACGACCACTTTTATAGTCTTCTAGTCCTTGCACAACTTTACGCATAAATTCAATGTTGTCTAAATCTAAAGTCTCCATTTTTGATTCTCCAAATTTTTGTATTCCCAAGTGTACTATCGTTTTCGATAGTTTCCACAGCGATCTACTCAAAAATTTCCCTCACCAACATTACAACCTCCTTCGCACAACCCCAGGCAATTGTATGGCCAATAGAACCATGGCCATAGTTATGGATGATTGCCGATTTTTGTGAAATTCTTTCAAGCTCTAAACGCACAGAGTACCTGCCGGGTCGAAGTCCGACTTTGCTCTCCAGAATCTCCGGGTTGGCAAAAACCGGGTTTAACTTTGCACACCTTTCAATGATCAACTGAGTCGCCTTTTCGTCCGGTTTTAAACTCCAATTGTTCTCTTCTTTAGTGCTGCCGAGAATGCAGTGGTTTTTGTGGGGAATAATGTAACAATAAGAAGAGGGATCGCTTACATAAAAAATGTCAGATGGTAAATCAGTGGGTTTTCGGACCAGCAGAACCTGGCCTCGAATAGGATAAACCCGGTCGTCGTGGGCCAGTTCTTTCGCCCCAACCCCTGAGCAGTTGACCACTATCGAGTATTGATGGGTTAATTCGCCAAGGCTCTTTACATTCTCCTGTTGAATGATTCCACCCAACCCTAAAAATTGATGTTTTAAATATTTCATATACATCGGGGCATCGATTTTTGCAGATGTATATTTATAGCCAAACTTCCAGGGAGTTACGGTTTTGCCGCTAACAATGGCTTTGAAATCAGGAGCAAAATCCGCCCAATGTGAATCAGGAACCTGTCGATCGAAAAACTCATGAAGTGTAGTCATAGAAATTCCTGATCCCGGAATTTCCGCCAGAGCCTGAAATTTTTCCAGGCTGATTTTACTCCAGGTTCGAACTTTTTCGCCGGTTTCTATCCCATGCGGATACCAGAATGCACCTGCAACATCCGAAGTGGTTTTGGGCGGCAGTTCACGA contains:
- a CDS encoding FAD-binding oxidoreductase; its protein translation is MHNNSPQIAVVGCGVSGLTCGLSLLENGFNVKILARELPPKTTSDVAGAFWYPHGIETGEKVRTWSKISLEKFQALAEIPGSGISMTTLHEFFDRQVPDSHWADFAPDFKAIVSGKTVTPWKFGYKYTSAKIDAPMYMKYLKHQFLGLGGIIQQENVKSLGELTHQYSIVVNCSGVGAKELAHDDRVYPIRGQVLLVRKPTDLPSDIFYVSDPSSYCYIIPHKNHCILGSTKEENNWSLKPDEKATQLIIERCAKLNPVFANPEILESKVGLRPGRYSVRLELERISQKSAIIHNYGHGSIGHTIAWGCAKEVVMLVREIFE